Sequence from the Catenuloplanes indicus genome:
CGGGCATCGGTCGTCGCCGGCGATTTTCGCTGGTCAACCGCCCGGCTGCGCTGCCCAAGGCACGGGGGTGGTGATCCGGTGCCACCACCAGCCGGTGCCGAACGTGGCCGGGCGGGCCCAGGCGAGGCTGGTGATCGGCGAATTCGTGAGGCGGGACCGCAGTGCCGCGCCGCCGTCGTCGACGGTCAGGGATCGGAAGCGGGCGTCCAGCGCCGCCAGCGCGTCGCGGGTCGTGGTGTCGAGCGCGGCGGGGGTGATCGTGTCGCGGGAGGCGAGGAAGGAGGCGTAGAACTCGGCCGGGTACCAGCCGTCGGGGGGCCAGCCGGATTCGATGCGGAGCAGCAGGTGGTCCCAGCTCGTCAGCTCCGGGATGTCGCAGCGGGACGGCAGCGGGTGGGCGTGGATCACCTCGGGCTGGGGCCGGACCGGTACGTGCGGCAGCGCCGGGATCGGGTGTTCGGTGGCGTCGACGGTCAGGTGCGGGGGCTCGTCGTCGGGGCGGAGGTCGTCCGGTTCGGACAGGCGGATCCGGGTGTGGCGGCCGTCCGGCAGCGCCATCCAGTATGCGTCCGGGACGTGTTCGACGGCCGAGTAGGCGACCGGGACGTTGAGTGCCCGGGCCAGCGTCGCGGCGGTGTCCGGCTCGGTGGGCAGGCGGGTGGACGCGGCGAACCAGGCCTCCACGCGCAGCCGCAGGTCGCCGGTGACCGGAGCGAGCGTGCCGAGCACGGGGGCCTGCCAGTTCCGCTCGATGACGCCGTCGTCGGCGAGGTCGACCGCGCGCGCCGGGACGCCGCCCGCATCGGCGAGCGCGGCCGCGATCCGGTCGCGCGGCGGAACGGCCGGCAGATAGAGGTAGTACGGCAGCACGCCGTCATTGTGCGGGCGGGAGGCCACCGGCGAATCGGTGGCCTCCCGGGCACGTCACTGCAGGTAGTTCTCGACCTCCTGCTTGGAGTGGGCCTCCTGCGAGTCCGGGTCCTGCCCGAACTCGCGGGCGGCCCGGCGGCGGCGCAGCAGGTCCCAGCACTGGTCCAGGGACTCCTCGACCGCGCGCAGGCGGTCGTGCTCCTCGCCGGCGGTGATCTCACCGGCGGCGAGCTGCTGGCGGAGCTTGTGCTCCTCGTCGACCAGGCTGTTGATCTGGCTCAGGATCGTCGTGTCTTCCATGTGTCGTTTCTACCGCAGGTTCGCCTCGGCGAGCAGCGTGGTGATCAACGGCTCCGGATCGGCCAGCTCGGCGGGCAGGCCGCGGGACGCGAACCAGGCCGCGACCACCCGGACGTCGCGGGCGAGGAAGTCACGGCCCTGCGGGTTCGCGATCACGTCCACGATCTGCGGCAGGTCGATCAGGACGAGCCGGCCGTCGTGCACCAGGATGTTGTAGGGCGACAGGTCGCCGTGCGCGAGCCCGCACCGGGCCAGCACGGTCAGCGCCTCGACCGCCTGCCGCCACAGGTCCAGCAGCTGGTCCGGGTCCGGGCGGGCCTGGGCCAGGCGCGGTGCGGCCCGGCCGTCGTCGTCGCCGAGGAACTCCAGCATCAGCTCGGTGCCGTACAGCTGCACCGGGTACGGCACGTGGATACCGCCCATGGTCCGGCCGATGTGCCAGAGCCGGGACAGCGCGGCGAACTCCGCGGCCGCCCACTGCCCGGCGATCACCTGCCGGCCGAACGAGGTGCGGTTCTCCATCGCGCGCATCTCGCGGGACCGGCGCACCCGGCGTCCCTCCAGGTAGCCGGCGTCGCGGTGGAACAGGCGGTGGTCGGCGTCCCGGTACCGCTTGACGGCGAGCAGCACCGAGCGGTCCGTGCCGGGTACGCCGCGGCGGACCAGATGGACGTCGGCTTCTTTTCCGGTTTTCAGAATGCCGAGCTCGTCGTCGACGGCCGCGTGCTCGGTGACCACCCACTCGGGGATCGGGTCGGGGCCGTGCTCGGCCGCCTCCCAGGTGGACCAGCGGTCGCCGGTGTCGGGGGTGTCGGCCTCGGCGACCGCTTTCCGGCGGGCGCCGCGGAACTTCAGATCGCGGGGCTCGTCGTCGTCGAACGTGCGACGGCCGCGCGGACGGGAACTATCGAACACTTCAGCGTCTCCTCGGACGAGAAAAGGAAGAAAGGCATGGCGAAGCTCGTGACCATGACAGCCATCACTCGCACCTCCTCCTTCTCTCGCCGAGCGCTGATGTGCGCCCGCTGGACGCCATCGGCGTCCGCGCGACCACTATCGCGGAGCCGGCCGGCCCGCGCAACCTGTTTACGGATGCACCATCCGCCCGCCCGCGAGGACCGCGGACAGGCCCTGGATCAATGACCCGGCCGAGGTGGTCGGCTCGAACCGCGACTCCATCCACCGCCGCCCGCGGTGCAGCCACACGCTGGGCAGGCCCATCGCCGCGGCGGCGCCGATGTCCGCCTCCGGGCTGTCGCCGACGATCCAGGCGCCGTGCAGGTGCATGCGCACCCGCTCGGCCGCGAGCGTGAAGATCCGGGGGTTCGGCTTGCTGACCCCGGCGGCCTCGGAGATCACCCAGTCCGCCACGTAGTGGTCCAGGCCGGTGCGGCGGATGATGCTCTCCTGCCGGTACGCCGGCCCGTTGCTCACCACCACCGGCATCCAGCCCGCGTCGTCCGCGATCCGCAGCGCGCACGCCACCAGCGGGTCAAGCCGGGTGTGTTCCACCAGTCCGAGGTCCAGCTCGTCGACCAGGTCCACGGCGGAGGCCCGCAGGTGGTAGCGCGCCTTGATCGCGTCGGCCAGGTCCCACCGGGAGGTCAGCCCGTCCGCGTCGATGGAGACCAGCCACTCCAGATCGTCCCCGGGTGCGCCGATCTCGGCGAGGAACTTCGCACCCCAGGCACGGAACGCCGCCTCCCGGTCCAGGAGGGTGTTGTCGAGCGCCAGCAACATGAGGGGCACTCGCGCACACTAGTTGAGCAGCCCGGGAACCGACCAGTCCCACCATGTAAACAAGACGTTTAAAGCTACCGGCGACGGCTGAAGGTCCGCCCACCGACCTGGACGAACACCATCCCGGGGGTACGCCGGACCGTCGGGATCCGGCGCGGCCGGGGCTCGTGCACGCCGTCGTAGCGCCACGCCGCCTCACGCCGGGCCAGTTCCTCCTCGGCCGCGGCGCCGCGCACGCCGCGGTCCCGGGCGAAGTCCCAGCCGTCCCGCAGCGCGCCGGTGGTCGGCCGGCCGTCCGCCCACTCCGCGAACGCGGTGGTCCACCCGGGGCCGTAGCCGGCGGCCAGCATCGGCCACGCCCGGGCGACCACACCGGCGCGCTTGCGCAGCAGCGCCGCGCGCGCCACGCCGACCAGCCGGGCGTCGAAGCCGGCCGGGACCGGTGCGCCGGCGGTCAGCGCGGCCACCAGCGCCTCCTGGCCGGCCGCGAGGTCTGGCCGGTCGCTCATCGGGTCGGGTCCGGGTATCCGGCAGCGGCCGCGATCGCGGACAGTTCCGCGGTCAGCTCGGCCGCCGGTGGGTAGTGGCCGTCCCGTTCCAGCATCAGTGCCGGTGGGCGGCAGCGCGCGGTCAGCTCGGTGATCAGGTCCAGCACCGGCTGCGGTGTCGCGGCCGTGTGCGTGTCGTGGTAGATGCCGTCCACGTCGTCGCCGCCGGCCACGTGGCAGTACGCGATCCGCTCCAGTGGCAGCCCGTCCAGCACCGCGACCGGGTCGGTGCCGCGGTTGCGCGCGTTCGCGTAGACGTTCGCGACGTCCAGCAGCAGCATCGCGTCCGACCGCTCGACGATCTCGGTGATGAACTGCGCCTCGGTCAGCTCCTCGTCCGGCCAGTCGAAGATCGCCGCGATCGGTTCCAGCGCGATCGGCACGGCGACGGCCGCGCGCACCCGCCGCACGTTCGCCACCACAGCGTCCACCGCCTCCCGGGTACGCGGCAGCGGCAGCAGGTGACCGGCCTCCACGCCACCGGCCCGGACGAACGCGATGTGCTCGCTGACCAGCGGCGCGTCCAGCGCCTCGGCCGCGGCCGCGAACTGCGCCACCCGCTCCGGTTCGACCGGCGTGGCACCGCCCAGCGACAGCCGCACGCCGTGCGGGATAACGGTCACGCCGCGCTCGCGCAGCGTGGCGAGGCCCGGCGGGAGCGGGCCGGTGGCCGGCACGGTCTCCGCGATCACCTCGGTGAAGCGGAGACCGGGCAGCTCACCGACGAATCCGGAGATCTCCGGGCGCCACCCGATACCCACGCCGTAGAACGTCATCCGCCGCAGCCTCCGCCGCCGCAGCCGCCACCGCCGCAGGAGCTGCCGCCGCCGTCCGAGCCGCCGCCGCTGTCCGAGCCGGACCAGGACGAGCCGGAGTCGCCGGACCAGCCGCTGCTGCCGGCCCCGGAGGCGGCGGCCTGCCGCTGGATCTCCGCCTCGGCGGCGAACGCGGCGTCGTACGTGTAGAGCGACGCGGTGCCCCAGAGCGCCACACCCATCGCGAGGCCGCTCATGCCGTACGTGCCCCAGGCCGGCGACTGCGCCGGCGACAGGTACTGGTACCGCGTGCGCATCCCGGCCAGCGCGTTCTTGCCGGCCCGGCTCATCCACGGCGTGCGCGAGCGGAGCATCAGCGTCGTGATGCCGAGCGCCAGCACGATGATCATGAGGTACCAGACCGCGGCGCCGTTGATCAGGCCGGCCACGAGGCGCACCACGCCCAGCGCGACCAGCGCGGCGAGCAGCAGCGTGGTGTTGCGGTACGCCCGGCGGTCCTCCTCGGCGAGCGCGAGCCCGTACCGTTCCAGGTCGTCGCGCAGCCGGTCCAGCTCGCTCTTGACCTCCGATTTGTTCCGCACGCCGTACACCGTCGACGGGCCGCGCTGCAGCACCCGGTGGATCGCCGCGTCGAGCGGCGGCGCACCGTCCGGGAGCGGGGCGACCGGCACGAGCGTCTTGCCCGGCGCGGTGGCGATCAGGCCACCGGCGCGCAGCGCCGCGATCGAGGAGTAGACGGCGAGGTCCGACCCCCCGGTCAGGTACGCCGCCTGCGCGGCCGTCAGGTGATCCGTGCCGGGCACCTGCTTGCCGGCCGCGATGGTGTGCCGGCGGACCAGAACTGTCACGAGGG
This genomic interval carries:
- a CDS encoding HAD family hydrolase: MPLMLLALDNTLLDREAAFRAWGAKFLAEIGAPGDDLEWLVSIDADGLTSRWDLADAIKARYHLRASAVDLVDELDLGLVEHTRLDPLVACALRIADDAGWMPVVVSNGPAYRQESIIRRTGLDHYVADWVISEAAGVSKPNPRIFTLAAERVRMHLHGAWIVGDSPEADIGAAAAMGLPSVWLHRGRRWMESRFEPTTSAGSLIQGLSAVLAGGRMVHP
- a CDS encoding DUF692 domain-containing protein: MTFYGVGIGWRPEISGFVGELPGLRFTEVIAETVPATGPLPPGLATLRERGVTVIPHGVRLSLGGATPVEPERVAQFAAAAEALDAPLVSEHIAFVRAGGVEAGHLLPLPRTREAVDAVVANVRRVRAAVAVPIALEPIAAIFDWPDEELTEAQFITEIVERSDAMLLLDVANVYANARNRGTDPVAVLDGLPLERIAYCHVAGGDDVDGIYHDTHTAATPQPVLDLITELTARCRPPALMLERDGHYPPAAELTAELSAIAAAAGYPDPTR
- a CDS encoding DUF2630 family protein is translated as MEDTTILSQINSLVDEEHKLRQQLAAGEITAGEEHDRLRAVEESLDQCWDLLRRRRAAREFGQDPDSQEAHSKQEVENYLQ
- a CDS encoding serine protein kinase RIO, with the translated sequence MFDSSRPRGRRTFDDDEPRDLKFRGARRKAVAEADTPDTGDRWSTWEAAEHGPDPIPEWVVTEHAAVDDELGILKTGKEADVHLVRRGVPGTDRSVLLAVKRYRDADHRLFHRDAGYLEGRRVRRSREMRAMENRTSFGRQVIAGQWAAAEFAALSRLWHIGRTMGGIHVPYPVQLYGTELMLEFLGDDDGRAAPRLAQARPDPDQLLDLWRQAVEALTVLARCGLAHGDLSPYNILVHDGRLVLIDLPQIVDVIANPQGRDFLARDVRVVAAWFASRGLPAELADPEPLITTLLAEANLR
- a CDS encoding TIGR04222 domain-containing membrane protein, with amino-acid sequence MDTLAASGYTWGIPGPTFLALYLGAIAVALVTVLVRRHTIAAGKQVPGTDHLTAAQAAYLTGGSDLAVYSSIAALRAGGLIATAPGKTLVPVAPLPDGAPPLDAAIHRVLQRGPSTVYGVRNKSEVKSELDRLRDDLERYGLALAEEDRRAYRNTTLLLAALVALGVVRLVAGLINGAAVWYLMIIVLALGITTLMLRSRTPWMSRAGKNALAGMRTRYQYLSPAQSPAWGTYGMSGLAMGVALWGTASLYTYDAAFAAEAEIQRQAAASGAGSSGWSGDSGSSWSGSDSGGGSDGGGSSCGGGGCGGGGCGG